The Carassius auratus strain Wakin unplaced genomic scaffold, ASM336829v1 scaf_tig00216334, whole genome shotgun sequence genomic interval tattattattgtggaagttcgaaatattttattttttcactttaaacattatatattttaatttaaataatttagtgtaggatttttctttaaaacattacaatttaaaaggcagatatattttttaattgcattaaccatatttattcagtaaaattattatttgaaaatatttagtttctattgttttcaatatttttttttttcacatggtgtttttttttgtgtgttactaTAGAAGTGTATTTTTAGATGTAGTATTAAATCTAATGGTTTATtatctattaaattattttaattattttttaatttaggttttttTCATATCACACggcctttaaaaatgttttcagaccCCCTTTCTTCCCGTTTAATCTGGTATTATTGTATAAATGTAATAGAAAATTTAGCAAATTTTAGTTTCATtacttaaaatcaaatcaaaacaaaacaataaaccaCATTCTGTGTTTGAAAAACTTTATTCAAAGACCCACAGATTAGCTGATTTGCTGAGAGATGAAGGgtcatatacataaatataagcaAAGGGGTTATACATAACATTAGTAGccataattatgagaaaaaacATTGGGAGCCAAAAATTATTCGGACACTTTGACATAGGATTGAAAATATCATTCGGTCAGCAATAGAAGTCTATGaaaagtccccacaattcactaaaacaaatgtgtgtgtgtgtgtgtggagtgtgtttcTCACAGATGTGGGCTTCTTCCTGATGAGAACTCGCAGTGGAAGATGATCGTTTCTGTGACGACGAGCCCTCCTCCTCTGGGAGTGAGTCAGACAGACATcccttcatcctcatcctccagGACGAAGTGTTTTGAGGCAAGCGTTGGGCTCCTGCTGAGGCCTGATGCACCGTCTGCTGGATCTGAGACTCAGTGTACTGATACACTGCTCCCTGAATGAAAACCAGACGCCCTGCAGAAGGATTCAGTGtaacattaatataattaataaatttcaCTGTCATTTTACTGTCTTCTTCTGTCTGCCTCCACTGCGTCAGcactttttgatttgtcacttgcattatattaatttttattcacTAATTTGCTGTGGGGCTGGCCTTTTCTAATAAAGGTAAGCTTTATTACGATCTCTCTATTTTTACTTGTGGGTATTTCATTGGTAACCTGTTGATGAGACCATGTTTTAGGATTGACTTCTCTGAAGTTATCTTGTTAAGTCCTGTCTCTTGCTCCTTTAGTAGTAGTGAATCTGTGTATCCTTGAGTAGCACCTGAGGGTGTGTGGTATTTCCCTGGGTGCATGGGTGGTGTAGTCATCTCTTCACTATCTGTGGTGTGATGCAACATCGCTGCATTCATTTGCATGTAGCTTTTATTATGCAACTcgtatgcaaaaagaaaaacagcagccTAAAACTTTGAAggtttatgtataatttatagcTTCTATTCTATTTAgcacatctgtaaaaaaaaaattatatttgtttatttacatgtcTCTTATCTTTATTTTTGTCTATGTGAACTGGAAGCTATACTAAAACAAAATCCTTGTATGTGCATGTACATACTTATGCAACATTGAccataaagctctttctgattcatatttttaacgtcttaaatattttgatatacgtaaagaaaatacatttagttcAGTGGTTCCCAGTGGTGGGGGTTCTCCATGTTTTTGGTTTCTCTCtcatctgacacacacatttgaggtcttggagtcttcactaatgagttgaatcaggtgtgtttgaatagggagacatctaaaatgtgtaatgttggGAGTTttccaggaacaggattgggaACCACCGATTTAGAAAACACTTTGttaattgtattataaaaacaaatggaaTGCAAAACTATTAGAAAagcttgttttgtttattaaaaaagcaGTAATTGTAGATGGTGGTGAAGTTTAAAAGggacaaagcatttttttaagaatatatttataatagagagtgctagagttagagggtcaaataaagatgaaagaaatgtgtttttagtaGTTTCTTGAAGATGTTTAAGGACGctgcaggtcattccaccaggagggaacatttcatgTAATAGTCCCTGACAGTGATtatgtgcctctttgggatgaacaataaagcgacattcacttgcagaactcaAGCTTCTAGAGAGGCACATAGGGGGGctgagccagtggtggttttgaagcaaattataatttctgtatttttgtcgGTGTGTCTACGCAGAGAAAATTTAGTCTATGTTGTGCTTTATCACATGTTCGATATGGGTGGTATAATTCTAACCAATCAGCGTGTGCATATGGAAACAAGGGAATTCTGAAGCGCTGATTGGCCAGCGGCATCGCGATGACGCAAGAGCCCCGCCTTTTCCGGAAGATAATTTTCATGTGACTTGTTTGTTGGCAATCCGTTACGCAGAACCGCATAATTTCATTGCGGCAACAAACACACTGTTGTCCTGCGTAATTTCCCCTTTCCCCGCTCTCATCCTCTGTCTCTTCTCCGCGATGGACGAGACGAGCCCGCTGGTCTCTCCGGTTCGCGATTCTAACAATTTTAGCTACGGTCCCGCGGAGCCGACCAGTCCCCGAGGCGGATTTGGAGGCACGCCGGGCTCCGTGGTGCGTCTCCCGGCCGGGAGTCCCGGACGCAGCCGCGAGCGACAGCCGCTCCTGGACCGAGACCGAGGCGCTTCACCCCGCGACCCGCACAGGAACGAGTTCCCGGAGGATCCGGAGTTCAGGGAGATCATCCGGAAGGCGGAGCGGGCCATCGAGGAGGGCATCTACCCCGAGCGCATCTACCAGGGCTCCAGCGGGAGCTACTTCGTCAAAGACTCAACAGGGGTGAGAGGTCATCACATCTCGATCTGTGACGCGTTACATCAGTTTCTGTGCATCCACAGCTTCACACAGAGCTGGACAGTCAGAGTAACAGCTGTGTCATCAGCTCAGGCCTGGAGTCACCAGACATCTGTTTCTGTATAGTTTAATCTGGATTACTGTGTGTTTCTTCATCTACAGgcacttttatgtgtttttgtaatatgaATGTGAAACTTAATTGTGTTTTGGAAACTTTTtggttaattattttgcatttctaTTGCACTCTTGTTCCAGGCCCCAGCTGTGCAATCATTATTTATCAAACCTGACAAATGCGTGGTTAAAACTAGGTTAAATTAAGGTAATTGTCACTTTGCTGTGTCATTGCACTGGACAGCTTCATCGTGCTTGTAGTTCAAAATCTAGATCTATCATCCTAGATAGCATTGAGGCCTCACAATGTCTGGTTAGGCAGCCATCATCTGTTTGATCGATAAACAAAAAAAGCTATCCGGCACTTTCTCGTTGAAGCTCTCTTTAGTGAAACTACCCTCTATTATCATGCGGCGATAGAGCTCATATCATTACACACTCAAATACCCAGCAGATATGCACCACGTCTTTTATATGAGACCTTAACACCGATAACGGCTCTCATAAAAGTCAAAGTTTAGCTTGATTAGGAACGAGTTCTTATTTTTGGCAACTTTACAATACAGTTTCATTTGGAAACTTAAGTCAATTCGATTAGTTAATGTCATGAGCTAACAATGAAAAGCATTTATTCGTCTCTGTAAAtgatcatttcaacatttactaatacattagtAAAATCAAAGCTGTatcttttaaatttatttaatggaTTTCAGATAaaattaactaataatgaacagttttattattgttgattacattttaaaataccgtAACGCATGTATTGATCTTTGttggtttttatttaatgtagtaAAGCACGGTGtgttgttattatgttatttgcataatatatgtgtgtgaacgtgtataattattttgtatataaatacacacatatgcatgtattaatttaattttttttgcatgtatataaatttatacataatttatattatatataaatataaatcatttatatataaaaaatattaaatatatacatgcatatgtgtgtatttatatatacaaaataattatacaccgtacacacatatatattatgcaaacacgaacttttattttagatgcgattaattttttcccagcactaatatatatatatatatatatatatatatatatatatatgagggggGGGTCACGGAGGGGTCACGGATtgagtttttaattaaaaaattacaaagaaaataGGCTGTGAGGTGACCAGAAGTGACCAAAAGACATTATTCCTAACTGCAAGCAAACCCATTTTTCATTCaagaagttttttttatgtttaggaCCTGATTAGTAGTCAGGCTGATTAGTTTAGTTAGTCAGATGAGAGCTGAGTGAGTGATGCTTCATGCTCCAGCCTGCAGGGGGCAGAACTGAGTTGATGTGGTATCAGTTTGGTGTTGTGATCTCCAGCGGTGCAGGCCTGGTGTTGTCTCTCAGCAGTGAACATGTGGCAAGCTTCATCTGCTCACTCACGAGTCACAAGACACATGACCACGTGTATGGTCAGGTGATGCGCTGGTAAAATCAAATCACACATGAGTCACGGAGGCCAGATGaaaggcttgttcgacttcacgCAGCTctgcgcaaaccgatcgtcggctgacttgaagcagtgcatgccggttagaaattttgtccgacttgatacagcgctgacgccacgtgactgtgacgtgtgccgtcaaagtaccacgagagcgattcgagagtagccggagaactcagccagcgcagcttctgaagagcggctgcacaggttctgatgacgacacaactgatccacgattggctggattcactgatgacaccgatgaagtgcgtttcaagtttattgcaagttgacttcagtttcagaaattctcatatggacttttaaaacagttcaatacgtttttatgtcgtcttcatcttataaatcatatttattaaatattgttttactgtatttattgttaatataaagtttgtgtgtttattttgcatgactttcttttttatacagaccttttacagtaatcagcagcataacctattcaaatgagcatttttaataactaaaacgttaatcttaaaagcatacaatctaatgtggtcataaatgtatgctcctatataaatgatacataatacatgatgttcctccatttgtttgttttcttcatattctctagtttattttgccgtttatacttcacctgcatgtctttagcaaactgctaacaacttgcttTAACCTCAActtaacaacttgacaacattctgttcactttcaaatagttggtcgaaatcacaatataaatccaacagaattgtgcttttctgtatttgaaaatcagtggtgttatgtttaaaatgttaaaaagagctcAGCAGGAGGGTactgtaaatcttgttgctgaaaccttcttaaaaaaaaaaacacatacccaccagggaattttttataggttacttttatcattttgtattagcagaaacacccatgtcatactgCTATAGGTAAGTATATATCCAATATGTTATCTTGTTTTGGAAGACAACtttccaaaacaccacttatacacacatcttaaacgcgatcaagtaagcaaacgcgacgtgatctgccatgactgacgtaattgcacCAAACTACGGGAGCCACGACGTGTCCTGCTTCATATCTCCATTCGCAGCTCCTcccacctgcacgcggctactctcgccgatcggttgcatccagccgcagccgatgtcgaacacacctgATGTCTTTGCTAAAGGTCACTTTTAGTTGGGAAATCACTAAATTTGACGAATAAGATTAAATGTGTGACACTTGTACACATCggtaagatttaaaaatgttttttaaaagaagtctcttatgctcagtaaagctgcatttatttgattgaaaataaaatcagtaatattgtgaaatattattacaatttcaaataacttttttctgtGTGAACgtatagtaaaaaataatttattcctgtgatcaaatctgaatgttcatcatcattcctccagtcttcagtgtcacgattcttcagaaatcaaactaatatgctgatttgctgctcaagaaacatttctgattattatcaatgttgaaaatgttgttttacccCGAAAGAAAACTGACATTTCCCAtattggatgatttttttttttttactgcattctTTGATTGTTTTAATGAAATTGCATTAAACTCTAGCCAAAATGATGTGTCTAAAGGTTCTGGAAAGCATCTATGATTACTGAATGTTGTAGATTGGCATAAGTATCATAGAGATTTCATCATTGAAAGTTtgaagttttaatgaatattttgaatttgttctttttttctttttttttttacttttagcaattttgtgcatttctttgttttttgtttttaattatgcaGAATAGTTTTGATTTATTCTGCGTTTTAGTTAGTTTAGTATTTCAtgttaaagtaaatgtaaacataaatttTGCCTTAAAAACAAGCtgaaattaagtttaaaataattgtaatattttatcttGGTTAATGaaactagtatttttttttatagttttaagttTAATGACTTTAATATCCCTGGTTATAAATGTGACTGTAGTCTAATATGTGAGATGTAAAGTGTAGAgtagcattttttatttgatttgctcATAGGAAAAATTTAGTTTTACTGTCAGAGCAACTTGTGAAAGTCTCAGTTTGAGCAGACTGTGGTGCTTTACACGTAAGATGTGAACCGCACATGTCGCTTCAGAAAAAGCTGACCtgaaatctctttctctctctctaatctCAAAACAGAAGACCATTGGCGTCTTCAAACCAAAGAATGAGGAACCGTATGGCCAGCTGAACCCCAAATGGACCAAATGGCTGCAGAAGCTCTGCTGTCCATGCTGTTTCGGCCGGGACTGTCTGGTCCTGAATCAGGGCTATCTGTCAGAGGCCGGTGCCAGTTTGGTGGACCAGAAACTAGATCTCAACATCGTGCCGCGCACAAAGGTATGAGAGCGACACCCACACTTGTGCAAAACCAAAACCGAGGTGACTGAGGACGTGTGAAAGTAGAAATGCTCCTGATAGTTTGGTGTTTGTTAGTCAGCCTCTTTCATTTCCTGTTGCTGGCATGCACCAAAACAAACTAGTCAACCACACAGCTGAACATATGAGCTGAACAGTGACTGTGGACTGACATGTGCTATATGAAGCCTTCTctgtgctctctttctctcaggtgGTGTATTTAGCAAGCGAGACGTTTAATTACAGTGCCATCGACCGAGTGAAGTCTCGAGGAAAGAGGTTAGCGCTAGAAAAAGTGCCCAAGGTGGGCCAACGTTTCCACCGGATTGGCCTGCCACCCAAGGTAAGGTTTATGACAGCGCCACCTGTCTGCCTGGAGGAAGAAGAGACATTTTAGATGTTACCGAACTCACCTttttatagtgttattttagtatcattgagatgcaattttaaatttaaagtataattttaattcgtttttaatttgaatattttcccagttcatttcaatgtaaatgcatgtaattttaattttaaaataaatttatgtttaacgtttattttattttgttaatgatttttgtt includes:
- the LOC113097619 gene encoding phosphatidylinositol 4-kinase type 2-alpha: MDETSPLVSPVRDSNNFSYGPAEPTSPRGGFGGTPGSVVRLPAGSPGRSRERQPLLDRDRGASPRDPHRNEFPEDPEFREIIRKAERAIEEGIYPERIYQGSSGSYFVKDSTGKTIGVFKPKNEEPYGQLNPKWTKWLQKLCCPCCFGRDCLVLNQGYLSEAGASLVDQKLDLNIVPRTKVVYLASETFNYSAIDRVKSRGKRLALEKVPKVGQRFHRIGLPPKVGSFQLFVEGYKDADFWLRRFEAEPLPENTNRQLLLQFERLVVLDYIIRNTDRGNDNWLIKYDCPMDTSSNRDSDWVVVKDPIIKLAAIDNGLAFPLKHPDSWRAYPFYWAWLPQAKVAFSQEIRELVLPKLSDPNFIKDLEEDLYELFKKDPGFDRGQFKKQISVMRGQILNLTQALMEGQTPLQLVQMPPVTVETARAPQRADSESYTQSFQSRRPFFTWC